One Mangrovimonas cancribranchiae DNA segment encodes these proteins:
- a CDS encoding M1 family metallopeptidase: protein MKQVIVYLFFIWSIVGVCQQAENVDFKHLNANLSFNTEAHSVTGELVYHFKIHQATDSIYIDAINMTFNKVTLNTKETSWNNNGKKLWIVSDFKTNTNYKLTFKYQTVPKKALYFVGWENDAPNQIWTQGQGKYTSNWLPSIDDTNDKIEFDLNITFDKDYKVVANGNLVEKKLNNDATITWIYNMNNPMPSYLVALVVGKYNKKLDTSASGIPLEMYFYPKDSNKVEPTYRYTRQMFNFLEEEIGKPYPWQNYKQIPVHDFLYAGMENTSATIFSDAFVVDSIAFNDRNYVNVNAHELAHQWFGDLVTAKSGEHHWLQEGFATYYALLAEKSVFGEQYYYWQLYQYYQELVAQDRNGNGTSLLNPKSSSLTFYKRGCFVLHALREKIGDKAFKTAVKTYLNKHEFNNVTTSDFISEAEQISGEDLSEFVNLWIKNKPFPETEAKTLLLQSTFIQEYEMADCETVNSKCSYYLESGISDKAKAKIVRQVPHLVTSGTFNNSIEVRRAIAESMSKIPLALKEDYETLLDDASYKTKEAALYHLWNNFPDEREVFFNKTRNVVGDATRNVRLLWLVLALSTPDFEPDNDILFYNELVNYTSSAYNYELRISAFQYLEALRACNKTCQSHLEQAIKHHNWRMVTFAKDLKKRLTN from the coding sequence ATGAAGCAAGTTATTGTTTATCTTTTTTTTATTTGGAGTATTGTTGGGGTATGTCAACAAGCTGAAAATGTAGATTTTAAGCATCTTAATGCAAATTTAAGTTTTAATACTGAAGCGCATAGTGTAACGGGAGAGTTAGTCTATCATTTTAAAATACATCAAGCAACCGATTCTATTTATATTGATGCTATTAATATGACTTTTAATAAGGTGACGTTAAACACTAAAGAGACATCTTGGAATAACAATGGTAAAAAACTTTGGATTGTAAGCGATTTTAAGACAAACACAAACTATAAGCTAACATTTAAATATCAAACAGTACCTAAAAAAGCCTTGTATTTTGTGGGATGGGAAAATGATGCGCCAAATCAAATTTGGACACAAGGGCAAGGAAAATATACCAGTAACTGGCTGCCAAGTATAGACGATACAAACGATAAAATTGAGTTTGATTTAAACATAACGTTTGATAAAGATTACAAAGTAGTTGCCAATGGAAACTTAGTCGAGAAAAAACTAAATAACGATGCTACAATAACCTGGATTTATAACATGAACAATCCTATGCCTAGTTATTTGGTGGCATTGGTTGTTGGTAAATACAATAAAAAGTTAGACACATCAGCGTCAGGAATTCCTTTGGAAATGTATTTTTACCCTAAAGATTCAAACAAAGTAGAACCAACATACCGTTACACAAGACAGATGTTCAATTTTCTTGAAGAAGAAATTGGAAAACCTTATCCTTGGCAAAACTATAAACAAATACCCGTACATGATTTTTTATACGCAGGTATGGAAAATACGAGCGCCACTATTTTCTCTGATGCTTTTGTGGTAGATTCTATTGCATTTAATGATAGAAATTATGTTAATGTAAATGCACATGAATTAGCCCACCAATGGTTTGGAGATTTAGTAACAGCTAAAAGTGGTGAGCATCACTGGTTGCAAGAAGGTTTTGCTACATATTATGCCTTATTAGCTGAAAAGTCTGTCTTTGGAGAACAGTATTATTATTGGCAATTGTATCAATATTATCAAGAATTAGTTGCGCAAGATAGAAATGGTAATGGAACCTCGTTGTTAAATCCTAAATCTAGTAGTTTAACGTTTTACAAACGTGGTTGTTTTGTGTTACATGCTTTAAGAGAAAAAATTGGCGATAAAGCTTTTAAAACCGCAGTGAAGACCTATTTAAATAAACATGAATTTAATAATGTAACAACATCAGATTTTATTTCTGAAGCAGAGCAAATAAGTGGTGAAGACTTATCTGAGTTTGTTAACCTATGGATTAAAAACAAACCTTTTCCAGAAACTGAAGCCAAAACGTTATTATTACAATCAACCTTTATACAAGAGTATGAAATGGCCGATTGCGAGACTGTAAATTCCAAGTGTTCATATTATTTAGAGTCTGGTATTTCAGATAAAGCAAAAGCAAAAATAGTACGTCAAGTGCCACATTTAGTAACATCGGGAACATTTAATAACAGCATTGAAGTTAGAAGAGCTATTGCTGAAAGTATGTCGAAAATACCTTTAGCCTTAAAAGAAGATTACGAAACCTTACTCGATGATGCTTCCTATAAAACAAAAGAAGCTGCTTTGTATCATTTATGGAATAACTTTCCAGATGAACGAGAGGTATTTTTTAATAAAACAAGGAACGTTGTAGGCGATGCTACTAGAAATGTGAGGTTATTATGGTTGGTTTTAGCACTATCAACACCAGATTTTGAGCCAGATAACGATATATTATTTTACAACGAGTTGGTAAATTATACATCGTCTGCTTATAATTATGAGCTACGAATAAGTGCTTTTCAATATTTAGAAGCTCTTAGAGCTTGCAACAAAACTTGTCAATCACATTTAGAACAAGCAATAAAACATCATAATTGGAGAATGGTTACATTTGCTAAAGACCTCAAAAAACGATTAACTAACTAA